The Sulfurovum riftiae genome segment TTTAGTCCATCATAGAAACCCTTGCCCTCAGGGCAAGGTCAGAGTTCAAGGGTTCTACCATTGAACTCGGGGTAAGATATCTGTTCAGGGTGATGACTATCTCAGAAATGAGAGGAGAGTCCAATGAGCAGATTTCAAAAGCTGTCCCAAACAATATGGCACTGTCAATATCATATTGTATGGGTACCGAAATATCGATATAGAGTACTGCACGGAGAGATTGCAAGAGAAGTAGAGAATCTTATCCGGGCATTTTCACATCAACTCAAGTGTGAGATCATAGAACTGAATGTGCAAATAGATCATGTACACTTGTTGGTAATGATACCACCAAAAGTATCAATCTCAAATTATATGGGAGCGATCAAAGGAAGAACAGCGATAAGAATATTGAACCGATTCAAAAAGTTAAGACAAAAACCATATTGGGGAAACCATTTTT includes the following:
- the tnpA gene encoding IS200/IS605 family transposase; this translates as MSRFQKLSQTIWHCQYHIVWVPKYRYRVLHGEIAREVENLIRAFSHQLKCEIIELNVQIDHVHLLVMIPPKVSISNYMGAIKGRTAIRILNRFKKLRQKPYWGNHFWSRGYCVDTVGLDGEMIRKYVKYQEENERRDEQQGLF